One Sphingobacteriales bacterium DNA segment encodes these proteins:
- the fdhF gene encoding formate dehydrogenase subunit alpha has protein sequence MKHILRDKTNDNIQTNTKSQETATKNAYIDGRLFPIYEGETILSFVRRNLGNELVPTLCDAPNLEPFGACRVCSVEVALTANGPVKTQASCHTPVIPGSYIYTSSDSVLKLRKNIIELVLTDHPLDCLTCEVNNNCELQSVAAKVGIRDVRYPEGKNHLDRKKDLSHPYMTSDMSKCISCYRCVRACDEVQGQFVLSMAGRGFDNRIIKGSDVSFFESDCVSCGACAQACPTSAISDVFESKSVVGVQKTRTVCTYCGVGCNLEVATINNKVKSIQAPYDAPVNSGHTCLKGRFAFSFYNHPERLRTPYIRKNGVLEPASWDEALDFIAFKLKEIIANHGADAIGFISSARGTNEENYLMQKLARAVIGTNNIDCCARVCHSPTAMGMQRTYGTGAATNSIIDLQYTNCIMVVGANPTDAHPVTGAKMKQFAMKGNTTIVIDPRRTELAKYATYHLQLKPGTNVALLNMLLYYIVAEGLEDENFIKNRTVGYEEMKNQILTLDINELANITGVDKDLVREAAIAYATAPNAMSFHGLGVTEHSQGTFTVMQIADLAMITGNIGRRGVGVNPLRGQNNVQGAADMGCQPHQGAGYLDAYNPEINKKYELHYGTKVPLGKGLKIPEMFMASIMGKLKGMWLMGEDIAQTDPNTCHVINALEQLDLLVIQEIFMTETCKWATVVLPATSFLEKSGTFTNGERRIQRVQAVVDPLPGTKPDGQIIVEVMRRMGFDQPDYNPEMVLEEVSRIVPFFAGVTWERLGNAGLQWPVKPDGTETEVLHTEEFKLGKGVFHYQHWRESEELQHFADDYPFIITTNRELEHYNAGTMTRRTKNVEILGQDVLMIHPIDAAAYNIEMGDKVYVESPRGHVIVKAKITDEVLPGILSSTFHFPEVMLNRITSNISDSETMCPEFKVVACKISKLTT, from the coding sequence ATGAAACACATTTTACGCGATAAAACCAACGACAACATACAAACCAACACCAAAAGCCAAGAAACAGCCACTAAAAACGCTTATATTGATGGTCGGTTGTTTCCAATCTACGAGGGCGAAACTATTCTATCTTTTGTGCGCCGCAATTTGGGCAACGAATTAGTGCCCACCCTTTGCGATGCACCTAATCTTGAGCCATTTGGTGCTTGCCGGGTGTGTAGTGTTGAAGTGGCACTGACTGCAAATGGCCCCGTTAAAACCCAGGCCTCATGCCATACACCTGTTATACCAGGCTCGTACATATATACATCTAGCGACAGCGTGTTAAAATTGCGCAAAAATATAATTGAATTGGTTTTAACCGACCATCCGCTCGATTGCCTTACCTGCGAAGTAAATAATAATTGCGAATTACAAAGCGTAGCCGCCAAAGTGGGCATCCGCGATGTTAGGTATCCGGAAGGAAAGAATCATTTAGACCGCAAAAAAGACCTCTCGCACCCCTACATGACCTCTGACATGAGCAAATGTATCAGTTGCTATCGATGTGTACGCGCCTGCGACGAAGTGCAAGGGCAATTTGTTTTAAGCATGGCCGGGCGCGGTTTCGATAACCGCATCATCAAAGGCTCGGACGTGTCGTTTTTTGAAAGCGATTGCGTTAGCTGTGGTGCGTGCGCACAAGCTTGCCCAACTTCGGCCATTAGCGATGTTTTTGAAAGCAAATCGGTAGTGGGTGTACAAAAAACCCGCACCGTTTGTACTTATTGCGGAGTAGGCTGCAATTTAGAGGTAGCAACAATAAACAACAAAGTTAAAAGCATACAAGCCCCTTATGATGCACCTGTAAACAGCGGCCACACTTGCTTAAAAGGCCGATTCGCTTTCTCGTTTTACAATCATCCGGAAAGGCTGCGCACGCCTTATATCCGGAAAAATGGTGTTTTAGAACCCGCTTCGTGGGACGAAGCCTTAGATTTTATTGCCTTCAAATTAAAAGAAATTATTGCCAATCATGGTGCTGATGCTATTGGCTTTATCTCATCGGCACGTGGCACTAACGAAGAAAATTACCTCATGCAAAAATTGGCAAGGGCGGTAATTGGCACTAACAATATTGACTGTTGTGCGCGGGTATGCCACTCGCCCACTGCTATGGGTATGCAACGAACTTATGGAACTGGGGCGGCCACAAACTCAATAATTGACCTTCAATACACCAATTGTATTATGGTTGTTGGTGCCAACCCCACCGATGCCCACCCCGTTACCGGTGCCAAAATGAAACAGTTTGCCATGAAAGGTAATACTACCATTGTGATTGACCCACGCCGCACCGAGCTTGCCAAATATGCCACTTACCATTTGCAACTTAAACCCGGCACCAATGTGGCGCTGCTAAATATGTTGCTTTATTATATTGTTGCCGAAGGCTTAGAAGATGAAAACTTTATAAAAAACCGAACCGTTGGCTATGAAGAAATGAAAAATCAAATTTTAACCTTAGATATTAACGAATTAGCCAATATTACTGGAGTTGACAAAGATTTAGTTCGCGAGGCCGCTATTGCCTACGCCACCGCCCCCAATGCAATGAGTTTTCATGGGTTAGGCGTTACCGAGCACTCGCAAGGTACTTTTACTGTAATGCAAATTGCCGACCTTGCCATGATAACTGGCAATATTGGTCGCCGAGGAGTGGGTGTAAACCCCTTGCGAGGACAAAATAACGTACAGGGCGCTGCCGATATGGGCTGCCAACCGCATCAAGGAGCGGGCTATTTAGATGCTTATAATCCGGAAATAAATAAAAAATACGAATTGCATTATGGCACAAAAGTGCCGTTAGGCAAAGGTTTAAAAATTCCGGAAATGTTTATGGCATCTATCATGGGCAAATTAAAAGGCATGTGGTTAATGGGCGAAGATATTGCTCAAACCGACCCCAACACCTGCCACGTAATTAATGCCCTTGAGCAATTAGACTTGTTAGTAATTCAGGAAATTTTTATGACCGAAACCTGTAAATGGGCTACGGTTGTATTGCCAGCAACCTCGTTTCTTGAAAAATCGGGGACGTTTACCAATGGCGAACGCCGAATCCAACGGGTGCAAGCCGTAGTTGACCCATTACCTGGCACAAAACCAGACGGCCAAATAATTGTAGAGGTAATGCGCCGAATGGGATTTGACCAACCCGATTACAACCCCGAAATGGTATTGGAAGAAGTGTCGAGAATAGTGCCATTTTTTGCAGGTGTTACCTGGGAACGTTTGGGTAATGCAGGGCTTCAATGGCCTGTTAAACCCGATGGCACTGAAACCGAAGTGCTCCACACCGAAGAATTTAAATTGGGCAAAGGTGTTTTTCATTACCAGCATTGGCGCGAAAGCGAAGAACTACAACATTTTGCCGACGACTACCCCTTTATTATTACCACTAACCGGGAATTAGAACATTATAACGCCGGAACCATGACACGCCGCACTAAAAACGTAGAAATTTTAGGCCAAGATGTACTAATGATACACCCAATTGATGCGGCAGCTTATAATATTGAGATGGGCGATAAAGTGTACGTAGAAAGTCCGCGCGGACACGTGATTGTAAAGGCCAAAATTACCGATGAAGTATTGCCAGGAATACTTAGCTCTACTTTCCATTTTCCGGAAGTTATGCTTAACCGCATTACCAGCAATATAAGCGACAGCGAAACAATGTGTCCCGAGTTTAAAGTAGTAGCTTGTAAAATCAGCAAATTAACAACATAA
- a CDS encoding tetratricopeptide repeat protein, with product MRAIIKICFLLLIFCLVLPAQAQIGGLKPAKKKKKSRNDTEETPTQIIIKQTNEEENSGVLQNPSGFEMFEEETAPATNNSGNNTNANGNLNSAENDNTPILEPTNSSNNITSNTDLEHPPLPENNTIVRKSSASKNGETLKLDLSSLYDTQSGSAKANAGAPPNANLSFKMKEDIKYFYNQAILKVAAKDYKTAIDLLNKCIKADKHNKELLQLRANCYAEVGETKKAIKDYKAIVKFDQKDPVVYYNLGVTYLKLAKFKDAIMAYSHSVQLKPDYINAYQGRATAKTYINDYESAIEDYNAALDLKNYFTPAIKGRGVAKCMLNRYDEAVNDFSYILELQPDDGLAYYYRGLAYYSLNQTYKGCNDIEKASQLNVARAAQDLKELCR from the coding sequence ATGAGAGCCATCATAAAAATTTGTTTTCTTTTACTAATTTTCTGTTTGGTGCTGCCCGCCCAGGCACAAATTGGCGGATTGAAACCGGCCAAAAAGAAAAAAAAATCGAGAAACGACACCGAAGAAACCCCAACGCAAATTATTATTAAACAAACTAACGAAGAAGAAAACAGTGGTGTTTTGCAAAATCCATCCGGATTTGAAATGTTCGAAGAAGAAACCGCACCGGCTACGAACAATTCCGGAAATAATACCAATGCAAACGGCAATCTAAACTCAGCTGAAAACGATAATACTCCAATACTTGAGCCAACCAATTCATCTAACAATATTACGAGCAATACCGATTTAGAGCATCCGCCACTTCCGGAAAACAATACTATTGTGCGCAAAAGTTCGGCCTCAAAAAATGGTGAAACCCTAAAATTAGACCTCAGCAGTTTATACGATACCCAGTCTGGCTCGGCCAAAGCCAATGCCGGTGCTCCGCCAAACGCTAATTTATCTTTTAAAATGAAAGAAGATATTAAGTATTTTTACAATCAGGCTATTTTAAAGGTTGCCGCCAAGGACTATAAAACCGCAATTGATTTGTTAAACAAATGTATAAAAGCCGATAAACACAATAAAGAACTGTTACAACTGCGTGCCAACTGCTACGCAGAGGTAGGCGAAACCAAAAAAGCCATTAAAGATTACAAAGCCATAGTAAAATTTGACCAAAAAGACCCAGTAGTTTACTACAATTTGGGGGTTACCTACTTAAAATTAGCTAAATTTAAAGATGCCATAATGGCCTACTCGCACAGTGTACAACTTAAACCCGACTATATTAATGCTTACCAAGGCCGGGCTACTGCCAAAACTTATATCAACGACTACGAGTCGGCAATTGAGGATTATAACGCCGCCCTTGACCTTAAAAATTATTTTACCCCCGCTATTAAAGGGCGCGGTGTAGCCAAATGTATGCTAAACCGCTACGATGAAGCCGTAAACGATTTTAGTTATATTTTAGAGCTTCAGCCCGATGACGGCCTTGCTTATTATTACCGTGGTTTGGCTTATTACAGCCTGAACCAAACTTATAAAGGCTGCAATGATATTGAAAAAGCTTCGCAATTAAACGTAGCCCGCGCTGCCCAAGATTTAAAAGAACTTTGCCGATAA
- a CDS encoding Na+:solute symporter has translation MLSILDWLLIALYFVISLVIGLRYAKFAGKDLSHFFLGGRSLPWYLAGLSMVATTFAADTPLAVTELVANNGVSGNWLWWNMLASGMLTTFFFANLWRRSGVLTEVELIELRYSGPEAKFLRGFKAVYLGLFLNAMIIGWVNVAMISILEGFFGISPQLALAITAGLMLITAAYSSISGLMGVAVTDAFQFIIAMLGCIVLAILVVSSEKIGGITGLTQKLPDWSLQFFPSLSNTGAAGQSLAIGMGTFLAFVGVQWWASWYPGAEPGGGGYVAQRFMSTKDEKNAVFATLFFQFAHYCLRPWPWILVGLAAIVLYPDLTNKKMGYIYAMRDYLPSGWRGLMLVAFIAAYMSTIATQLNWGASYLVNDLYKRFLSPPAKHPDTATAERHYVLVSKFVTLLLMLVGLIASTFINSISGVWQFIMECGAGLGLVLILRWYYWRINAWSEIVATITPFLIFAITKASGITYPTSFFMTVGFTTFAWIVATYLTPPTDANTLISFYQKVQPQGVWWPVRDLLNLPVKNDNNLQIAWLFLCWLSGIAMVYSALFATGKLIFMQWTSGFVWTVASIISLFILRWAMRKSGW, from the coding sequence ATGCTTTCCATATTAGATTGGTTGTTAATTGCCCTGTACTTTGTTATTTCTTTGGTTATTGGCCTGCGCTACGCCAAATTTGCGGGCAAAGATCTTTCTCACTTCTTTTTAGGAGGCCGAAGTTTACCTTGGTATCTTGCCGGATTAAGCATGGTGGCCACCACTTTTGCCGCCGATACTCCTTTGGCTGTTACCGAGTTAGTGGCAAACAACGGCGTGTCGGGCAATTGGCTTTGGTGGAACATGCTGGCCAGCGGTATGCTTACTACCTTCTTTTTTGCCAACCTTTGGCGGAGGTCGGGCGTGCTTACCGAGGTAGAGCTGATAGAACTGCGCTACAGCGGCCCCGAAGCTAAATTTTTGCGTGGCTTTAAAGCCGTTTATTTGGGTTTGTTTTTAAATGCCATGATAATAGGCTGGGTAAATGTAGCCATGATTTCGATTTTAGAGGGCTTTTTTGGTATTAGCCCCCAACTGGCTTTAGCTATAACCGCCGGATTAATGCTGATTACAGCGGCCTATTCTTCTATATCCGGATTAATGGGTGTTGCTGTTACCGATGCTTTTCAGTTTATAATTGCCATGTTGGGCTGCATTGTTCTGGCGATTCTTGTTGTAAGCTCTGAAAAAATTGGCGGCATAACGGGTTTAACCCAAAAACTCCCCGACTGGTCGTTGCAGTTTTTTCCGAGCCTTTCTAATACTGGCGCGGCAGGCCAATCGTTGGCAATAGGTATGGGTACGTTTTTGGCTTTTGTTGGTGTACAATGGTGGGCAAGCTGGTATCCCGGGGCCGAGCCGGGCGGCGGCGGTTATGTAGCCCAGCGTTTTATGAGCACCAAAGACGAAAAAAATGCCGTTTTTGCCACCTTGTTTTTTCAATTTGCCCATTATTGCCTGCGTCCATGGCCTTGGATTTTGGTTGGCTTAGCTGCTATTGTGCTGTACCCAGATTTGACCAATAAAAAAATGGGCTATATTTATGCTATGCGCGACTACCTGCCTTCGGGGTGGCGCGGCCTAATGTTAGTAGCTTTTATTGCAGCCTATATGAGCACTATTGCCACACAGCTTAACTGGGGAGCCAGCTATTTGGTGAACGATTTGTACAAGCGATTTTTGTCGCCGCCGGCAAAACATCCGGATACAGCTACCGCCGAGCGCCACTATGTATTAGTGTCTAAATTTGTTACATTATTACTAATGCTTGTTGGTTTAATTGCCTCTACGTTTATCAATAGCATATCGGGGGTTTGGCAGTTTATAATGGAATGCGGCGCGGGTTTGGGCTTGGTGCTTATTTTGCGATGGTATTATTGGCGTATCAACGCATGGAGCGAAATAGTAGCTACAATTACCCCTTTTTTGATTTTTGCAATAACCAAAGCATCCGGAATAACTTACCCTACGAGTTTTTTTATGACGGTTGGTTTTACTACATTCGCCTGGATAGTTGCCACCTATTTAACACCTCCAACCGATGCCAATACCCTTATTTCTTTTTATCAAAAAGTGCAGCCCCAAGGGGTGTGGTGGCCAGTTCGCGACTTGTTAAATTTGCCCGTCAAAAATGATAATAACTTGCAAATTGCCTGGCTTTTTTTATGTTGGCTAAGTGGTATAGCAATGGTATATAGTGCTTTGTTTGCAACGGGTAAACTAATTTTTATGCAGTGGACAAGCGGTTTTGTTTGGACAGTTGCCTCCATAATTAGTTTGTTTATACTTAGATGGGCTATGCGCAAATCGGGGTGGTAA
- a CDS encoding DUF4783 domain-containing protein, which yields MTSALASTIDIALPSSDGSYTTVQATQVLQQFFNQVQPTGFSVKHSVKAPNGSNAVVGQLNTKKGVYRVNLVLANGKIDEISFKQ from the coding sequence TTGACAAGTGCATTAGCATCAACGATTGATATTGCCCTGCCCAGTAGCGACGGAAGCTATACTACTGTACAAGCAACCCAAGTTTTACAACAATTTTTTAACCAAGTGCAACCAACCGGATTTAGCGTAAAACATTCGGTAAAAGCCCCTAATGGAAGTAATGCAGTAGTTGGGCAATTAAACACCAAAAAAGGAGTTTACAGGGTTAATTTGGTCCTTGCCAACGGTAAAATTGACGAAATTTCGTTTAAACAGTAA
- a CDS encoding NAD(P)H-dependent oxidoreductase subunit E produces MSKNLSELSGRKGLTDNLFEKLGTMAKGSGSPDVAELEKLADNFLIGKANVYGSATFYDFTRPQNKGKKIYVCNGSACLTAGTQPAVKQVLQQHFTDAEIGEMCCLGRCHQNHAFHYNGHNYSGNAINEIQQIKSQSSEKLDSYHVQHYGTRILTKPFIGINDYYQTLKKALHKPAEQLLNEVKTANVRGRGGAGFPMGFKMEACKNAPGATKFVVCNADEGDPGAYSDRYLLEQQPHSVLLGMLLSGYMIGANWGVVYIRAEYPEAIEAIENALVELYEVGLCGENILQSEFSFDFKLIKAQGAYICGEETALLSSIEGQRPEVRVRPPYPAQQGLFNKPTIVNNVETLACVPYIIEHGGQAFAKIGTEKSKGTKLVCLDGHFNRPGLYEVDMGTPLTTVVNELGGGFKHAIKAMHIGGPLGGLVPVHKIPDLSIDFESFQQVGFLLGHASIVCIPEDYPLIQYLEHLFEFTAHESCGKCFPCRIGSVRGAELLNKAQHDANYKIDKLLFTDLVDTMQNASLCALGGGLPLPIKNAMQYFKDELAEFFE; encoded by the coding sequence ATGTCTAAAAATTTAAGCGAACTATCGGGCAGAAAAGGCCTAACCGATAACCTTTTTGAGAAACTTGGCACCATGGCCAAAGGCAGTGGCTCGCCCGATGTAGCCGAGCTTGAAAAATTAGCCGATAACTTTTTAATTGGCAAAGCCAACGTATATGGCAGCGCCACTTTTTACGATTTTACCCGCCCACAAAATAAAGGCAAAAAAATATATGTATGCAATGGCTCGGCCTGCCTAACTGCCGGCACTCAACCTGCCGTAAAACAAGTACTGCAACAACATTTTACCGATGCCGAAATTGGCGAAATGTGCTGCTTGGGGCGTTGCCATCAAAACCACGCTTTTCACTACAACGGCCACAATTATTCAGGAAATGCCATCAATGAAATTCAGCAAATTAAAAGCCAGTCCTCAGAAAAATTAGATTCCTATCATGTTCAGCATTATGGCACACGTATTTTAACCAAGCCATTTATAGGCATAAACGATTACTACCAAACCCTTAAAAAAGCGCTGCATAAACCCGCCGAACAGTTGCTTAACGAAGTTAAAACTGCCAACGTAAGAGGGCGCGGTGGTGCAGGTTTCCCGATGGGCTTTAAAATGGAAGCCTGTAAAAATGCTCCCGGAGCAACTAAATTTGTAGTATGCAATGCCGATGAAGGCGACCCCGGCGCATACAGCGACCGTTATTTATTAGAACAACAACCTCATAGCGTTTTGCTGGGCATGTTGTTAAGTGGTTACATGATTGGCGCAAACTGGGGCGTAGTATATATCCGAGCCGAATATCCGGAAGCCATTGAAGCCATTGAAAATGCTCTCGTTGAATTATATGAAGTTGGGTTATGCGGAGAAAATATTTTACAATCGGAATTTTCATTCGATTTTAAACTTATAAAAGCCCAAGGCGCTTATATTTGCGGCGAAGAAACCGCACTGCTATCTTCCATTGAAGGGCAACGCCCCGAAGTTAGAGTGCGCCCCCCCTACCCTGCTCAGCAAGGCCTATTTAACAAGCCTACAATAGTAAACAACGTCGAAACGCTGGCTTGTGTGCCCTATATAATTGAACATGGTGGCCAAGCGTTTGCCAAAATTGGCACCGAAAAATCAAAGGGCACCAAATTAGTTTGTTTAGATGGTCATTTTAATCGCCCTGGCCTGTACGAGGTTGATATGGGTACACCTTTAACTACAGTTGTAAACGAATTAGGGGGCGGATTTAAACATGCCATCAAAGCCATGCATATAGGCGGACCTTTGGGAGGTTTGGTACCGGTTCATAAAATTCCGGATTTAAGCATAGACTTTGAAAGTTTTCAACAAGTCGGATTTTTGTTAGGCCACGCTTCAATAGTATGTATTCCTGAAGATTACCCTTTAATTCAATACCTCGAACATTTATTTGAGTTTACCGCCCACGAAAGTTGCGGCAAATGCTTTCCTTGCCGAATAGGCTCGGTTCGCGGTGCCGAACTACTAAACAAAGCACAACATGATGCGAATTACAAAATTGATAAATTGCTGTTTACCGACCTAGTTGACACCATGCAAAATGCCTCGTTATGTGCTTTGGGTGGTGGTTTACCATTGCCTATAAAAAACGCAATGCAATATTTTAAAGACGAATTAGCCGAATTTTTTGAATAA
- a CDS encoding MoxR family ATPase, whose product MDGATHFENRINLTPLHEAANAIKAEIGKAIVGQHEFIELLLVALFANGHVLIEGVPGIAKTLTAKLLARTVNTQFSRIQFTPDLMPADVIGTSVYNFKTSDFEFKRGPIFANLVLIDEINRAPAKTQSALFEVMEERQITADGTRYELPPPFMVLATQNPIEQEGTYRLPEAQLDRFLFKIVVNYPNLDQEIEILQGAQAGKQTHFNTLIQPVLTVDNLLQYRNLVQQVHVEPLLMRYIASVVQQTRKHKDIFLGASPRASLALLNAGKALAALRNRDFVKPEDIQYLAAPVMNHRILLSPEKEMEGGTASQVINLLMQQTEVPR is encoded by the coding sequence ATGGACGGTGCTACTCATTTTGAAAATCGAATTAACTTAACCCCGCTTCACGAAGCTGCTAATGCCATTAAAGCCGAAATTGGCAAAGCCATTGTAGGCCAGCACGAGTTTATTGAATTGCTGCTGGTTGCCTTGTTTGCCAATGGCCACGTACTAATTGAAGGCGTACCCGGTATTGCTAAAACACTAACCGCAAAACTGTTGGCACGCACTGTAAACACGCAATTTTCGCGTATTCAGTTCACCCCCGACCTTATGCCAGCCGATGTAATTGGCACCTCGGTTTATAATTTTAAAACCTCGGATTTTGAATTTAAACGCGGCCCTATTTTTGCCAATTTAGTGTTAATTGACGAAATAAACCGTGCTCCCGCTAAAACACAGTCGGCTTTGTTTGAAGTAATGGAAGAGCGGCAAATTACTGCCGACGGCACCCGTTATGAACTTCCTCCGCCGTTTATGGTATTGGCTACTCAAAACCCCATTGAACAAGAGGGCACCTACCGCTTGCCCGAAGCGCAATTAGACCGGTTTTTATTTAAAATTGTGGTCAATTACCCTAATTTAGACCAAGAAATAGAAATATTACAAGGCGCACAAGCCGGAAAACAAACCCATTTTAACACGTTGATACAGCCTGTGTTGACTGTGGACAATTTGCTACAATACCGTAATTTAGTCCAACAAGTACACGTCGAGCCGCTGTTGATGCGCTATATAGCCAGCGTTGTGCAACAAACCCGAAAACACAAAGACATATTTTTAGGGGCATCGCCACGGGCATCTTTGGCTTTGTTAAATGCAGGCAAGGCCTTGGCAGCCCTTCGCAACCGCGATTTTGTAAAACCCGAAGATATTCAATATTTGGCTGCCCCGGTAATGAATCATCGTATTTTGCTAAGTCCCGAAAAAGAAATGGAAGGAGGTACTGCATCGCAGGTGATTAATTTATTAATGCAACAAACTGAAGTGCCGAGATAG
- a CDS encoding 2,3-bisphosphoglycerate-independent phosphoglycerate mutase, with translation MEKQIEIQPCLLVILDGWGHGPNPAHSAIAQADTQFIDELYIHYPHAELTTHGEAVGLPDGQMGNSEVGHLNIGAGRIVYQDLVRINKAIQTGELATNAIIRKAIYNAKHQKKPIHLLGLVSDGGVHSHIEHLKGIIAILQQAAVPNFYIHVFTDGRDTDPKSGLQFIAEIEKALLPTSGRIATVCGRYYAMDRDKRWERTKKAYDLLVNGYGNTFTSASEAIEHAYQQGITDEFIPPSIITNSDGQPIALIEPNDIVFCFNFRTDRCRQITQVLTQQAFPELNMQPQPLQYITITRYDDNFKNVEVVFIKDNLTETLGELISNAGLKQTRMAETEKYPHVTFFFSGGREAEFPNENRRLIPSPKVATYDLQPQMSAPQLTEALLALLPQKQSDFICLNFANTDMVGHTGVFSAAVIAAQTVSACMAQIVPVALANGYELIIIADHGNADVMINEDGSPNTAHTTNPVPIFWVSSKPNISGWRLRNGILADVAPTILAIMGLKPSNQMTGHDLRVWVG, from the coding sequence ATGGAAAAGCAAATCGAAATTCAACCCTGCCTTTTGGTGATACTCGATGGATGGGGGCACGGGCCAAACCCGGCACACAGTGCCATTGCCCAGGCCGATACACAATTTATAGACGAATTATATATACACTACCCGCACGCCGAGCTAACTACGCATGGAGAAGCTGTTGGTTTACCCGATGGACAAATGGGCAACAGCGAAGTAGGACATTTGAATATTGGCGCTGGACGGATTGTTTATCAAGACTTAGTGCGCATTAACAAAGCCATCCAAACAGGCGAATTAGCCACAAATGCCATTATCCGGAAAGCTATTTACAACGCCAAACATCAAAAAAAGCCCATCCATTTGTTAGGATTAGTGAGCGATGGCGGAGTTCATTCGCACATTGAACATTTAAAAGGAATTATCGCCATATTACAACAGGCAGCGGTGCCAAATTTTTATATTCACGTTTTCACCGATGGGCGCGACACCGACCCTAAAAGCGGATTACAGTTTATCGCCGAAATTGAAAAAGCATTATTGCCAACCTCCGGACGTATTGCAACGGTTTGTGGTCGCTATTATGCCATGGACCGCGACAAAAGGTGGGAGCGCACAAAAAAAGCTTACGACTTACTGGTAAATGGGTACGGAAACACATTCACATCGGCAAGCGAAGCCATTGAACACGCCTACCAACAAGGTATTACAGACGAGTTTATACCGCCAAGTATTATAACTAATTCAGATGGCCAGCCTATTGCCCTCATTGAGCCTAACGATATAGTTTTTTGCTTTAATTTCCGAACTGACAGATGCCGGCAAATAACACAAGTGCTTACCCAACAAGCGTTTCCAGAGTTAAATATGCAGCCGCAGCCGCTTCAATACATTACCATAACGCGCTACGACGACAATTTTAAAAATGTTGAAGTTGTTTTTATTAAAGATAATTTAACCGAAACGCTTGGAGAACTAATTTCAAACGCCGGATTAAAGCAAACCCGTATGGCCGAAACCGAAAAATACCCGCATGTAACTTTTTTCTTTTCCGGAGGGCGCGAAGCCGAATTCCCTAACGAAAATCGCCGATTAATACCCTCGCCCAAAGTAGCTACCTACGATTTACAGCCTCAAATGAGTGCCCCACAACTTACCGAAGCGCTTTTAGCACTGTTGCCACAAAAACAATCTGACTTTATTTGTTTAAATTTTGCCAATACCGATATGGTTGGGCATACCGGCGTTTTTAGTGCCGCCGTAATTGCCGCACAAACTGTCAGCGCTTGTATGGCGCAAATTGTACCAGTTGCCTTGGCCAATGGCTACGAATTGATAATAATTGCCGACCACGGCAACGCCGATGTAATGATAAACGAAGACGGTAGCCCCAACACCGCCCATACTACCAACCCCGTTCCTATTTTTTGGGTTAGCAGCAAGCCCAATATTTCCGGATGGCGGTTGCGCAACGGCATTTTGGCCGATGTAGCCCCCACCATATTAGCCATTATGGGTTTAAAGCCATCAAACCAAATGACGGGGCACGATTTGCGCGTTTGGGTTGGCTAA